The following proteins come from a genomic window of Girardinichthys multiradiatus isolate DD_20200921_A chromosome 8, DD_fGirMul_XY1, whole genome shotgun sequence:
- the LOC124873037 gene encoding rhodopsin gives MIADKLIAPIIRTVMFIAGILGNNWLAITSLPKRKSEIRTNEILFINLAVSNLITNYLVDIPDTMTGIAGRWFLGATFCAIIRFCADLSETSSLFTTLVICTFWHQKLVGSLKRGGAPVQLDNLRLVGCLLAGTWTLSIVFSMPQFFLISLEQMNESHEDCTDVFPDEIFRKTFEVFFLTLANALPVAGIMVASIQIVVTLLQNQKRIQSHSSDPAKGKVKEENPERSTSSASAEDPCKDLKDLSSPTHSGTTKHVSSSLNGGLLVRTPQSPLANKTDSRAEARPNLSRPSQIPSKQSTNTSSHVRAAKSVVAVATVVLICWVTHLLLRIINSIHTSSLMMELASYIGASYTCIIPYIFLHGVKKLSCLCQM, from the coding sequence ATGATTGCAGATAAGTTGATTGCACCCATTATCAGAACGGTCATGTTCATTGCAGGGATCCTGGGAAACAACTGGCTGGCGATTACCTCCCTTCCCAAGAGGAAATCTGAAATCCGTACCAATGAGATCCTGTTCATCAACCTAGCTGTGTCCAACCTCATTACCAACTATCTGGTGGACATCCCTGACACAATGACAGGCATTGCTGGCCGATGGTTTTTGGGGGCGACCTTCTGCGCCATCATTCGCTTTTGCGCAGACCTCTCAGAAACCAGCAGCCTCTTCACGACCCTCGTCATCTGCACCTTTTGGCACCAGAAGCTGGTTGGTTCTCTCAAGCGTGGAGGCGCACCAGTGCAGCTGGACAACCTGCGCCTGGTGGGCTGTCTGCTGGCCGGGACCTGGACACTGTCAATTGTCTTCAGCATGCCTCAATTCTTCCTCATCTCATTAGAGCAGATGAATGAGAGTCATGAAGACTGTACAGATGTCTTTCCTGATGAAATTTTCAGGAAAACATTTGAGGTCTTTTTTTTGACTCTGGCTAATGCTTTGCCTGTTGCAGGGATCATGGTTGCAAGCATCCAGATTGTTGTAACTTTGCTTCAAAACCAGAAGCGCATACAAAGCCATTCATCTGATCCAGCAAAGGGGAAAGTTAAAGAAGAAAACCCAGAAAGGTCGACCAGCAGTGCTTCTGCTGAAGACCCCTGTAAAGACCTTAAAGATCTTTCTTCACCAACTCACTCAGGTACAACTAAGCATGTTTCGTCTAGTCTAAATGGAGGGCTGCTGGTTAGGACTCCACAGAGTCCCTTAGCCAACAAAACAGACAGCAGAGCAGAAGCTCGACCAAACCTTTCAAGGCCCAGCCAGATACCTTCTAAGCAGAGTACCAACACAAGCTCTCATGTGAGGGCAGCAAAGAGTGTGGTGGCTGTGGCCACTGTAGTCCTTATCTGTTGGGTGACTCACCTACTTCTGCGCATCATCAATAGCATCCACACTTCATCACTGATGATGGAGCTGGCCAGTTATATCGGAGCCTCCTACACCTGCATCATTCCTTATatatttctgcatggagtgaAAAAACTTTCTTGCTTATGTCAAATGTAG
- the nup155 gene encoding nuclear pore complex protein Nup155 — MPSAAGPSSPAAALAEALDNSARLIDRHLQDDRYFPDLSELLSVPSHNMPSLSGVSDMDYPLQGPGLLSVPKLPELSAVRRVPLPPELVEQFSHMQFNCMMGVFPEICRAWLTIDNDIFMWNYEDGGDVAYFDGLIETILAVGLVKPKQGILQPHIHYLLVLATSVDVVILGLSFPKSQAGVNDSMSGGMQLLPDPLFSIPTDNTYILSITSTDLGRIFMAGKDGCLYEIAYQAEAGWLSQRCRKINHSKSSLSFLIPSVLQFSFSEDDPIVQIAIDNSRNTLFTRSEKDVLQVYDLGADGQGMSRVATMSQSSIIAAAGNIARTIDRSVFRPIVQISVIDRSESSDCHLLAVTHAGVRLYFTTTPFAPQHQKHIAVCPSLLALVHVRLPPGFSASSTLQKPSKVHKALHSKGVLLMAASETEDSDILWCINHDSFPFKKPLMETQMMSNVDGHSWALCAINDERPPKIFTPLNKEQIPITDSPVVVQQQNISAQKFVLLSAKGSHIFQKLRPVDQLRHLLVSCAGGESEEVERFFKLHREEQACATALILACSSAACDREVSQWATRAFFRYGGEAQMRFPAAMATPSTVGPVMSSPAPGVVPPAFGTPFAPMQSGSAPITPMSAGPEVIFSGKHNGICIYFVRILGNLWDGSLAFEKTISKGNQTISILESTVDSFQLESVLLQLRGLQEFLDKNSQLSPSSLGAASYSSPANLQQRLLGFMRPDGASSQQVQQELQRKYHTQVYEKASLQGIQQLVYCSYQTLALWKLLCDHHFSLIMSELPKEFQEQMKGASFKDVVTRGKELSGALITGLINVYIKDNASVDAISNHLRDLCPLLYSSDDSVCSKANELLQSSKQIQNKVEKERTLRESLQLYQQISQQTDLPLVCSQYRQVRFYEGVLELCLTAADKKDPQRLGPHFYKNGEPEEDKVGQLAFQERLSCYKCITDTMQELVNQSKAAPQSPSVPKQPGPPVMTSDPNMLSNEEATAHCEQMLGLAQRSQDELFHIALYNWLIQADLTDKLLEVNSPYLEEHLMHMIKQDQSKVHNMDLLWRYYEKNRSFGKAAHVLARLADMHSTEISLKQRLEYIARAILSAKSSSCISAQASDGEFLHELEEKMELVRIQVQIQETLIRQYSHHPSVKNAISQLDSELMDITKLYGEFADHFKLSECKLAIIHCAGHSDPILVHSLWQEILENELGDSVAMSPADRMRSLNLKLVSLGKIYAGTPRYFPLEFLVKFLEQEVCRLNWDVGFVTSTMLEIGVQLPRLLEVYDQLFKSRDPCWLRLRRPLHLVECIHVLLSGYVEDPSRVPTYDRRRFTNVCLDNICGYLVELQSLSPNSALQHTIGNFKSLQAKLEKLH, encoded by the exons ACATGCCGTCCCTCTCTGGAGTGTCGGACATGGACTATCCTCTGCAGGGACCCGGCCTGCTCAGCGTACCAAAACTGCCAGAACTGAGCGCAGTCCGAAGAGTCCCGCTGCCACCTGAGCTGGTGGAGCAGTTTAGCC ATATGCAGTTCAACTGCATGATGGGAGTTTTTCCTGAGATCTGTCGAGCGTGGCTCACAATCGACAATGACATCTTCATGTGGAATTACGAAGATGG GGGAGATGTGGCCTACTTTGATGGCCTGATTGAAACAATTCTAGCTGTGGGTCTAGTTAAACCAAAGCAAg gGATTTTACAACCACACATCCACTACCTCCTGGTTTTAGCCACCTCTGTGGATGTGGTAATCCTTGGACTCAGTTTCCCCAAGAGCCAAGCCG GAGTAAACGACAGCATGTCTGGTGGGATGCAGCTGCTTCCGGACCCCCTCTTCTCAATCCCGACAGACAACACCTACATCCTGTCCATCACCTCTACAGATCTGGGACGCATCTTCATGGCAGGAAAGGATGGCTGTCTCTATGAAATAGCTTACCAGGCAGAGGCGGGCTGGCTCAGCCAACGTTGCAGAAAAATCAACCACTCCAAAAGCTCTTTGTCCTTCCTCATTCCCTCTGTACTCCAGTTCTCTTTTTCTGAAGATG ATCCCATTGTACAGATTGCAATTGATAATTCTCGCAACACACTCTTCACCCGCTCTGAGAAAGATGTCCTGCAG GTGTATGACTTGGGTGCTGATGGCCAAGGAATGAGTCGTGTGGCAACTATGTCGCAGAGCTCCATCATAGCAGCTGCAGGAAACATTGCTCG GACGATTGATCGTTCTGTCTTCAGACCCATTGTTCAGATCTCGGTCATCGACAGATCTGAGTCCTCGGATTGCCACCTGCTCGCTGTTACTCATGCAG gCGTGCGCCTCTACTTCACCACCACACCTTTTGCACCTCAGCACCAGAAGCATATTGCAGTTTGCCCAAGCCTGCTTGCATTGGTCCATGTTCGGCTGCCACCAGGTTTTTCCGCCTCCTCCACCCTGCAGAAGCCATCAAAGGTTCACAAGGCTCTGCACAGCAAGG GTGTTCTGCTCATGGCTGCTTCAGAGACAGAAGACAGTGATATCCTGTGGTGCATCAATCATGACTCTTTCCCCTTCAAGAAACCCCTGATGGAGACACAG ATGATGTCTAATGTTGATGGACACTCTTGGGCTCTTTGTGCCATTAATGACGAGAGGCCTCCTAAGATTTTTACTCCTCTCAACAAGGAGCAGATCCCCATCACAGATTCACCTGTGGTTGTCCAGCAGCAAAACATTTCTGCACAGAAATTCGTCCTCCTTTCTGCAAAG GGAAGCCACATCTTTCAGAAGCTGCGTCCAGTTGACCAGCTGCGCCACCTCCTGGTCAGCTGCGCTGGAGGAGAAAGCGAGGAAGTCGAGCGCTTCTTCAAGTTGCACAGG GAGGAGCAGGCCTGTGCCACAGCACTCATCCTGGCTTGTTCCAGCGCTGCTTGTGATAGAGAGGTCTCACAATGGGCCACAAGAGCATTTTTCAG ATATGGAGGAGAAGCACAGATGAGATTTCCCGCTGCCATGGCGACACCCAGTACTGTCGGACCTGTGATGAGCTCTCCGGCACCGG GTGTGGTGCCTCCTGCATTTGGAACACCGTTTGCACCGATGCAGTCTGGATCTGCACCGATCACTCCGATGTCAGCTGGTCCAGAGGTGATTTTCTCCGGAAAACACAACGGCATCTGCATCTACTTTGTTCGCATTCTCGG AAATCTTTGGGATGGAAGTCTTGCTTTTGAGAAAACGATAAGCAAAGGAAACCAGACTATCAGTATT TTGGAAAGCACTGTTGACTCGTTCCAGCTGGAGTCGGTCCTTTTGCAGCTCAGAGGTTTGCAGGAGTTCCTTGATAAAAACTCTCAGCTCAGTCCTTCTTCTCTTGGTGCTGCGAG CTACAGCTCCCCTGCCAACCTGCAGCAAAGGCTGCTGGGATTTATGCGCCCTGACGGAGCCAGCTCTCAGCAGGTTCAGCAGGAGCTTCAGAGGAAGTATCACA CTCAGGTCTACGAGAAAGCATCCCTGCAGGGTATCCAGCAGCTAGTGTATTGCTCTTATCAAACTCTGGCACTTTGGAAACTCCTCTGCGATCATCACTTCAGCCTCATTATGTCTGAGCTGCCAAAG GAGTTTCAAGAGCAGATGAAGGGGGCAAGTTTTAAGGATGTAGTGACTCGAGGCAAGGAGTTATCTGGAGCTCTAATCACAGGGCTTATTAATGTTTATATCAAAGATAACGCCTCAGTGGACGCCATCAGCAATCACCTGCGGGATCTCTGTCCCCTGCTGTACAGCAGCGATGACAGCGTTTGCTCAAAG GCTAACGAGTTACTGCAGAGctcaaagcaaatccagaaCAAAGTGGAGAAGGAGAGGACGCTGAGAGAGTCTCTGCAACTCTACCAGCAGATCAGCCAGCAGACCGACCTGCCGCTTGTATGCTCCCAGTACAGACAAG TGCGTTTCTATGAAGGAGTTCTAGAGTTGTGCCTCACAGCAGCAGACAAAAAGGACCCACAGAGGTTAGGACCCCACTTCTATAAAAATGGAGAGCCTGAGGAGGACAAAGTGGGGCAGCTGGCCTTCCAGGAAAG ACTTTCCTGTTATAAGTGCATCACAGACACCATGCAGGAGCTGGTGAACCAGAGCAAAGCAGCTCCTCAGTCGCCCAGCGTTCCAAAGCAGCCGGGACCCCCCGTTATGACCTCAGATCCAAACATGCTTAGCAACGAAGAAGCTACGGCACAC TGTGAGCAGATGCTCGGGTTGGCCCAGAGGTCCCAGGATGAGCTGTTTCACATCGCCCTTTACAACTGGCTTATTCAGGCTGACCTGACGGACAAGCTGCTGGAG GTGAATTCTCCCTATCTTGAAGAACACCTGATGCATATGATAAAACAGGACCAGAGCAAGGTTCACAACATGGACCTACTGTGGCGCTACTATGAGAAGAATCGCAGCTTTGGCAAAGCAGCTCATGTCTTGGCCCGCCTTGCTGACATGCACAG CACCGAGATATCCCTGAAGCAGCGTTTGGAGTATATCGCTCGAGCCATCCTGTCTGCAAAGAGTTCCTCCTGCATCTCGGCTCAGGCGTCTGACGGAGAGTTCCTTCACGAGCTGGAGGAGAAGATGGAG CTTGTGCGCATTCAAGTGCAGATCCAGGAAACCCTGATCAGGCAGTACTCCCATCATCCCTCAGTGAAAAATGCCATCTCGCAGCTGGACTCTGAGCTAATGGACATTACAAAG CTGTATGGAGAGTTTGCTGaccattttaaactgtctgagTGCAAGCTGGCCATAATTCACTGTGCAGGACACTCAGACCCAATACTGGTCCACTCACTGTGGCAGGAGATCTTGGAGAACG AGCTGGGTGACAGTGTGGCCATGAGTCCGGCAGACAGGATGAGATCTCTCAATCTGAAACTGGTTTCACTGGGGAAAATTTACGCTGGAACACCTCGATACTTCCCTCTGG AGTTCCTCGTAAAGTTTCTGGAGCAGGAAGTTTGCAGACTGAATTGGGATGTGGGGTTTGTCACATCTACAATGCTGGAGATTGGAGTGCAGCTGCCACGTCTTCTGGAGGTTTACGATCAGCTCTTCAAATCCCGG GATCCCTGCTGGCTTCGGTTGAGGAGACCTCTACATTTGGTGGAGTGCATCCACGTGCTTCTGTCAGGATATGTGGAGGACCCCAGCAGAGTCCCAACATATGACAG GCGCCGATTCACCAACGTTTGCCTTGACAACATCTGCGGGTACCTCGTGGAGCTGCAGTCTCTGAGCCCGAACTCAGCCCTTCAGCACACTATCGGCAACTTCAAGTCCCTGCAGGCCAAGCTTGAGAAGCTCCATTGA